The genomic segment CCAGAACACATGAACTAGTCTGCTGATCCCAAGAGTACCGGCGACGGACTCGCTGGGTTAGACTCCGAACGTCGCCCGCAGCATGTCGCGAGTGCCGGGACCGAGGCCGACCGCGACAACGGCGATCATAAGCAGGTACGCGAACTGGGGACTCTCCTCGAAGATCTCGTCGTTGAACAGTGTTACCACGACGACCGCCGCAACGAGTTTCACGAGCAGGAACGGCCAGGCGGTGCCGGTGACGCTAGTCACGCTCTCGGGCAGTACCACGCCAGTGTAAGTGACGATCGCCTCGTTGATCGGGTGTTTCGGGACGAGGTTCGCCGGCAGTCCAAAGACGGTCGCCCAGTCGAGACCGGCGACGTTGGCGACGCCGTCGATAGCGTGCGCCCAGATGACGATGACACCCATAAACCGCGTGCCGCTGTTGATATCGGGCGCGAACTGATTGATAGCGAGCCAGGTGATCACCGTCGTGACAGTCGCGCCCACGAGGATCGTCGCTAAGAGCGCTGGATGGAACGTCGCGTATGGCTCCGTGGCCGCCCGATAGCCGAGATACGCCAACGTGATCGCTAACAGACCGGTTCCGATTCCGAAGAGCGGATACTCGTAGCCCGACACGTAGTTGTTCCTGTCGAGCCAGACCGACGTTACGAGCGCGAGGAGCGCGATAAAGAACACCGTGAAGTAGATGAGCGGGCTGATCAGCACGCCGACCCAGGGGAGTCCGAGCGCGAGTTCACCGGTTTCGCGGTAGGCCGCGACGTTCGTGTCCTCGACGACCCGGAGCGCTCCGCCGAACAGCATGAACGGGAACAAGCCATAGAAGCCGGCTCGGTACCGCTCGAGCTCGAGTCGGTCGAGGAGAAAGGAGATCCCGATCAGCAAGAGCAGGAGCGTCGGGATGTAACCCGCGTAAGAGACGAACGTGTACCCCGGCGAGGCGGTCGGACCGGCGTCGGCCGGCGCATTCTGACAGTGGACCTGTTCGCCACCCGCCCACGTGATGCAGCTCCACCCGTGTGCGTCGGCGACCACCGGCCCCCAGTAGTACTGCCAAATGAGATCGACGTATACCCGCTGCGGAAACAGGAGTGCAGCGGCCGTAATTCCGGCGACGAGAATCGCGACGGTCGCGGCCCAGATCCGTTCGGGCCCGTACCGATCGAGGAGTTCGTCCATGATCGATACCCGTTCGAGCGACCGCTTACTGTTTCCGATTTCGGTTCTAGTCCTGGTTCGGTTTTCGGCCCCGGAACTGGCTTACGACTCGATCTGACGGGTTGCCTTCAGCAGTTCGCCGTGGATCTCGCCGTTCGAGGCGATGAGACCGGTGCTGTCGTGATGCCAGCGGTTTCCCTCAAGATCCGCGACCGTAGCACCGACCTGACGGATCAGATGGACGCCGGCGACGGTGTCCCACAGGTTCATCTGTAACAAGTCGCTGGGCTGGCCCGATAGATCTTCGTCAACGGCTTCAACCCCACGAGGGTTCGTCTGTAACTCTTTGCCGATAAACATCAATAATTCGGAGTTCAGAGTAATGAACTGGGT from the Natronococcus sp. AD-5 genome contains:
- a CDS encoding DUF63 family protein, which translates into the protein MDELLDRYGPERIWAATVAILVAGITAAALLFPQRVYVDLIWQYYWGPVVADAHGWSCITWAGGEQVHCQNAPADAGPTASPGYTFVSYAGYIPTLLLLLIGISFLLDRLELERYRAGFYGLFPFMLFGGALRVVEDTNVAAYRETGELALGLPWVGVLISPLIYFTVFFIALLALVTSVWLDRNNYVSGYEYPLFGIGTGLLAITLAYLGYRAATEPYATFHPALLATILVGATVTTVITWLAINQFAPDINSGTRFMGVIVIWAHAIDGVANVAGLDWATVFGLPANLVPKHPINEAIVTYTGVVLPESVTSVTGTAWPFLLVKLVAAVVVVTLFNDEIFEESPQFAYLLMIAVVAVGLGPGTRDMLRATFGV